In a single window of the Necator americanus strain Aroian chromosome X, whole genome shotgun sequence genome:
- a CDS encoding hypothetical protein (NECATOR_CHRX.G21605.T2), translating to MKRGPKTLNIGLKASMISDVNPSYAVVNVVKMSTIASLLGRLQGMMQSSGVRYIHSNESFTPATSSLPLSNHDRRTLCKTFKLMDDVVKSCQNHRLNLKNSPPFILDILPDTYTQLVYIFTQNHVILRDNYYIQIFLENMQQKCKQVLKLFKTNAIFEEQSQERRTLTKLSLIFSHMLFELKAEFPDGTFIGDKFRITKREAEDFWNKNFHNRTCVPWSEFVVAIEKSQPNSKLKLSALKNTVDLTGNDHVSNFEFDVFTRLFYPWKTLLRNWQLLTTAHPGYVAFLTYDEVKKKLEKLVDKPGSYVFRLSCTRPGQWAIGYVAPDGKIFQTIPQNKSLIQALHEGGKEGFYLYPNGNPKDIDLSTVIEVPPADRVKVTSEQYDLYCEMGTTFELCKICDDNDKNVKIEPCGHLLCTPCLTSWQESEGGNTCPFCRYEIKGTNKVIIDRYRPSRRERQKDSLKPRKQPNISCDADASALSSPLMGLPIGPPPPLPPRPSATQAPERFSRSRDPSYVNVPALTPQSAVTPVDYIFIEVYHITVKTALSHLLITPVAHISRYIA from the exons AGTTATGCGGTAGTCAATGTTGTCAAAATGAGCACAATTGCCTCTTTACTGGGAAGATTACAAGGGATGATGCAGAGTTCTGgg gtGAGGTACATTCATAGCAATGAATCGTTCACCCCTGCAACATCATCCCTTCCGTTAAGCAATCAT GATCGCCGAACTCTATGCAAAACGTTCAAATTGATGGATGATGTTGTGAAGTCATGTCAAAACCAtcgtttaaatttaaaaaattcgccACCATTTATACTAGATATATTACCTGATACTTATACACAG CTTGTTTATATATTTACTCAAAATCACGTTATTCTACGGGACAATTACTATATACAGATATTTTTGGAGAATATGCAGCAGAAATGTAAACAG GTGTTGAAGCTATTTAAAACAAATGCTATCTTCGAAGAGCAGTCGCAAGAGAGGCGTACGTTGACGAAACTCTCTCttattttctctcatatgCTTTTTGAATTAAAAGCTGAATTTCCTGACGGAACATTCATAG GTGATAAGTTCAGAATAACGAAGCGTGAAGCGGAGGATTtctggaacaaaaattttcacaacaG GACTTGTGTACCATGGAGCGAGTTCGTAGTAGCTATAGAGAAATCTCAACCGAACTCCAAGTTAAAGTTGTCCGCGCTCAAGAACACAGTCGATCTGACGGGCAACGATcatgtttcaaattttgaatttgatgtTTTTACCAG aTTGTTTTATCCCTGGAAAACTCTTCTCCGTAATTGGCAGCTATTAACTACCGCACATCCTGGATATGTTGCTTTCCTTACATACGACGAAGTTAAGAAGAAGCTGGAAAAACTGGTCGACAAGCCAGGAAG TTACGTCTTTCGTCTCTCATGCACACGTCCTGGACAATGGGCCATAGGTTATGTTGCTCCTGAtgggaaaatatttcaaacaatACCACAAAATAAATCTCTTATCCAAGCACTTCACGAGGGAGGAAAGGAAGGATT CTATTTGTATCCTAATGGTAATCCCAAGGACATCGACTTGAGCACCGTTATAGAAGTTCCTCCCGCAGATAGAGTTAAG GTAACCAGTGAACAATATGACTTGTACTGCGAAATGGGTACGACGTTCGAATTATGTAAAATATGCGACGACAatgataaaaatgtaaaaattgaaCCTTGCGGTCATTTATTATGCACTCCTTGTCTAACCAGCTGGCAG GAGTCTGAAGGTGGGAACACCTGCCCGTTCTGTAGATACGAAATAAAGGGTACAAACAAAGTTATTATTGATCGCTATAGACCTAGTCGAAGGGAAAGACAGAAGGATTCCCTGAAACCTCGGAAACAACCTAAC ATATCTTGTGATGCGGATGCCTCAGCATTGTCTTCCCCTTTGATGGGGTTACCAATCGGCCCTCCACCACCACTGCCACCTCGGCCATCGGCGACCCAAGCGCCAGAGAGGTTCTCG agGTCTCGAGATCCGAGTTACGTGAACGTACCTGCTCTCACACCACAGTCAGCTGTGACGCCAGTTGATTAT ATATTTATTGAAGTTT ACCATATAACTGTGAAAACTGCTCTTTCCCATTTGCTGATCACACCCGTTGCTCACATATCAAGATACATTGCTTAG